The Myotis daubentonii chromosome 1, mMyoDau2.1, whole genome shotgun sequence genome includes the window caggggatgaggacagggtaaaggggacaggggacaggggacaggggatgaggacagggtataggggacggggggcgggggatgaggacagggtataggggacggggggcaggggatgaggacagggtataggggacaggggacagggggcaggggatgaggacagggtaaaggggacagggggcaggggatgaggacagggtaaaggggacaggggacaggggacaggggatgaggacagggtataggggacggggggcgggggatgaggacagggtataggggacggggggcgggggatgaggacagggacagggacgggAGCTCTCAGGAACAGCCTGACAGCCATCCGTCGCTTACCATTCCGATGGGGGTCCGAGTGCTGCTTCGCAGAACCAGTCTCCCCCTTGATGTCTCCAGGCACCTCCATGCCCAGTTTGTGGTAGAAttccctctgttttctcatttccGCTATGAAAGATCAGTAACAACCTTTAACCTTGAGCAGGCCACGAGTTATGGGAATGTTCTATTCACAAATATCACACAAAGAGCACAGACGATTACAAAGTTGGAAGCTGCAGGAAGGAGAGCAACCTTGAGCTGGGGTTCCCAGGGCCCCCGAGTGGCCCAGCAAGGACGGACACGGGTCCCAGGCGTGACGGATCCCGCCACGGCTGCACGTCTACAACCCTCTCCAGTGACTTTGCCGGTTCCAGGACTAACGCTGCTCCCGCCCACACGCGTGAGGACGTTTCAGTCCCGCACGGACGCATGCGGGACAGGAAGGCTTGAACACCCGAGTTACAGGATAAAGCCCAGACGCCGTCTAGCGGCCTAAGGCAGGAGCTGAATCTTAAACTATCAGCCTCTCCGGACGCCCTACCAGCCTCACGTGGAGGGCACCCGAGTCTCGCCAGCAGGTAGCGCCCGCCTGCTGCCCGTGTGGAACGGAGCTCGCCCCCACCCCGACAAAGGTGGGGACAGTCTCAGCCTTGAGTACTGcgcagaactttttttttttaaacttatttttattgatttcagagaggaagaaaaagggagagatagaaacatcaatgataagtgagaatcatggatcagctgcctcctacacaccccccactggggatcgagcccacaacccaggcctgtgcccttgaccggaatcgaacccgggacccttcagtccacaggctgaggctctatccactgagcaaaaccagccagggctacgcAGAACTTTTGAAAGAACGGCCACTCCCACTTTCAGGATGGGTGTAGTACAGAGcgtttctttttaattctgtaaGTACAGTTACACTGACTGGCACCCATGCCAGCTGTGCCCCCACAGCCCAGACAGCGCTGGCCGCACGACGCCCACACCAGGGCTTCCGGGCTGAGGGTGCAGACGAGGGACAGACTACGGAGGAGACCAGCGGGAGATGCCAGTGAGTTCAGAGCAGGGACAGATGGCGGTTCTGCCAGAAGGAGGGGCCTCATGtccagccccgccctgcccccccactGTGGGGAGAGGCACCCGGGGGCGGGAGCGGGTGCCCCACACGCACCTTCCTGCAGGCCTGGCACCAGCTTGTACACGATGTCCTGCATGGTCCTGTCATGCCTGCAGGGAGAGCAGCACGGGTTAGCCAACAGGATCGCCTCGCCTCTCACACTTCTCTCCAAGGCCTCCCGTGGCCCGAGTCCCCTCCCGTGGCCCGAGTTCCCTCTAGGCAAGGCCTCCTGTGGCCCGAGTTCCCCTCAGAAAGGCATCCCGTGGCCCAAGTTCCCTCTGGGCAAGGCCCCCCGCGGCCCGAGTTCATGCCTGCTGGACTCCTCAGTCCCGTGGAGGGCAGCCCGGAAGTCCCGTGACCCCAGCTGGCCCACCGGGGCGCTCACCCGATGTACTGCAGCGGGTGGCTCTGGTGGATGACGATCCTGCAGGTGGGACAGGTGTTGTTCTCCTCCAGGTACTTGACCAGGCAGCTCCGGCAGACTGCGGGCAGAGGCAGAATTACCTGggccgcccaggccccgccgccctcccctgcccccccaaatCCGGCGCTGTCAGCCACACCCCTGCTGCCTCCTGAGGAGGCGAGGAGCAGCAGAGGCCAGAGCGGGGAAAGCGCTGGGCTCGGTCTCACTCGGGCTAGTGGTCTAGTGCTATGCTGGCCTGAGAGTTCACAGGACTTCCTTTGTGCATCAGAAATTCagtaaaaacaacataaattatACCCCCATTATCTACAAATACAGCTCACTTTAAAtgaaaaactcttttttttttttaatatattttattgattttttacagagaggaagggagagagatagagagttagaaacatcgatgagagagaaacatcgatcagccgcctcctgcacatctcctactggagatgtgcccgcaacccaggtacatgcccttgaccggaatcgaacccgggacccctcagtccgcaggccgacgctctatccactgagccaaaccggttttggcgaaaaaCTCTTaagattggaaaatattttactttctcaAGTGGAAAACACAGGATGAAAAAGTTACAggcccggccgggtggctcagttggcgcGTCCTCCGTGCACCAAGAggctgcgggttcgattcctggccaagggcatgtgctggtcggggagcatatgggaggcaagcgattgatgtttctgtctcacacgaggtctctctcccccttcctcactctaaagtcaatttaaaaagttAGAGAAAGTGTATGTGCAGGTATTACAGGGTTCGTTGTGGTTTGAGATCCTGCCTGCCACGGCCTGAAACTGCATCTCCAGGGAACCATGCCGTCTGCTGGCCGGTGAGGCTGTGCTTAAAAACACCCAAGAGCCCTCCATTCGACCGCATCAGGCGGGGCCAGCGAGCCCTCCGTGGAAACGTTTAAGAAAACAAGCGCTTCTGCCCGTCAGGAGTAAAGTCCCCGTGACAGTTGTCTGTTCAATCAAATCACAGCATTTCCCAGGCCGAGCGTCCTGAAATGGTGTCTCTATGGAAACACccacagtatttttattttgaaagtgtttTTCCTAATGTATCCTCAAGATCGTTTTTATTCCTGCTTCTGGGTCCTGCCTTGTACTTGAGCTaaaacttttgtttaaaaaaaaaagccgccgagaccggtttggctcagtggatagagcgtcggcctgcggactgaagggtccggggttcgattccggtcaagggcatgtacctgggttgcgggcacatccccagtgggagatgtgcaggaggcagctgatcgatgtttctctctcatcgatgtttctaactctctatctctctcccttcctctctgtaaaaaatcaataaaatatattaaaaaaaaaaaaaaagccaaagtatCAAAGAACAGCTGACTAGTAATCATCAGAGGCCACGTTCTAGACGTTTTCACACGCACGTGTGCACGTGGTCAGACAGTGTACATGCACATGCTGTCAGAGGCCAGGCTCTAGAACACTCTCACATACACGTGTGCAGACACTCGGTCACGGTGGTCGCGTCGATGAGGTACCCGCTGCACAGACGGCAGGTGATGTGGGCGTTTATGTCCCAGAGTTTAATCTTTCTGGTCAACATCTTTGGCTTCTGCAAGAGAAAAGGCACATTAATGAATATCTGGAACGTTCCGGTGCATGTCATCAAGGCTCAGGGTCCAGAGGAAGGAAGTCAGAGGACGTCCCTCCAGGAGCCTCAGTGTGCAGAGGGCAGAGGCTGCaccccacctgggccagggccaggcccccttCCCGTCTAAAGGCACAGTCCTGCCCCACCGAGCAGCCACCAAGGAGAgtggggctcagggcagggagcCCCACAGACATCACCTACTGAGTGCCAGGCGGCCCAGGGGGACCA containing:
- the PCGF3 gene encoding polycomb group RING finger protein 3 produces the protein MLTRKIKLWDINAHITCRLCSGYLIDATTVTECLHTFCRSCLVKYLEENNTCPTCRIVIHQSHPLQYIGHDRTMQDIVYKLVPGLQEAEMRKQREFYHKLGMEVPGDIKGETGSAKQHSDPHRNGETKADESSHTEAAEEKQEEDSDYHRSDEQVSICLECNSSKLRGLKRKWIRCSAQATVLHLKKFIAKKLNLSSFNELDILCNEEILGKDHTLKFVVVTRWRFKKAPLLLHYRPKMDLL